In Pirellula sp. SH-Sr6A, the DNA window GATTGATGCTCGACTTTGTTCCCAACCATGTCGGTCTCGACCACCCTTGGTTGGATACAGATCCCGATCTCTTCGTCGTGGGCACGGAAGAGGCGCTGGAACGAAGACCGCAGAACTACTTCCGCCACCCCAACGGGACCGTGTTTGCTCACGGACGCGATCCCTACTTTCCCGGGTGGATCGATACCGCCCAACTCGACTTCAGCAGTCCGAAACTGGTGGAGCGGATGCAAAAGGAGTTACGAAACATCGCAACTCTCTGCGATGGTGTCCGATGCGACATGGCGATGCTCGTCCTCCCCGATATTTTCGAGAAGACATGGCACCGCCCTGCCCTCCCCTTTTGGTCGGAAGCAATACCAGCAGTCAAAGAAGAACATCCCGATTTCTGCTTCATGGCAGAGGTCTATTGGAGCCGCGAATGGGATCTTCAGCAGCTTGGGTTTGACTACTGCTATGACAAGATTCTTTACGACCGCCTCCTCCGCGATTCCCCGGAATCCATTCGGCTTCACTGGCAGGCCGATGAAAGCTACCAATCCAAACTGGTTCGATTTCTCGAGAACCACGACGAACCTCGCATTCGGAACCTCCTTTCCAACCCCCAGCACTTCGCCGCCGCCGTGCTTTGCTACCTTTCACAAGGATTGAAGTTTTTTCATGAAGGACAGCTCGAAGGTCGGCGACTCAAGATTTCGCCCCATGTCGTTCGCCGCCACCCCGAGCTGGTGGATGAGCAAGTCCACGACTTTTACCTTCGCCTCCTGAAACTACTTCGTGACGATACGCTCGTCCGAGGACGATGGCTGCAGTTGGAGGCCAAGCCGGCTTGGGAGGGCGATGCCTCGTTCGAGAACATTATCGCGTTCCGTTGGAAGGATCCCGAATTCCGCCACTTGGTCGTCATCGTCAACTATTCCCCTCAAGCGTCGCAGGGACGCATTCGACTTTCGATCGATCGAAACTGCGTGAGCCATGTCCACTTCGAAGACTTGCTCAGCGGTGGGTCCTGTTCATTCCATCGAGGTGAACTGTTCAATCCCGGCATGTTGGTCCGCTTGGACCCTTGGCAATTCCACGTCTTCAAAGAGACAGATGACAGCTAGACGCCGTACGGCACGACAACCCGTCGCTCCTTAGCGAAATTTTGTCGTAGTCGATTCGTAGACGACCAGGGTGGAATCTTGCCCAATCCCTCCCAGCCATTTTCGCAATTCGCCCAACCTCCCAAATAGAGGGTCTCGATTCTGGTGGCATTCCATTTGCATTTCCCTGACCGTCCGATAGCGGTACGCTGCCGTCCGTTAGAGGACCAAAGACTTCATGGATGAAATCTGCGCACGACGGGCACAATCAGGGATGTCACGTATGGAAATCAGAGCCGAGAGCTACGCGACCAAAACGATGCAGGGATGGGATCAGTTCCATCGATTCTTATCGGGGGGCATTCCCCACGCAGAGGAGATTGCAGCAACGCTGGCCCAGAGTTCGCTTCGCTTTCCTAGAGGCTTACGCCGAAACATCGAGGACATCGACCTCGTGCACTATTCTTCTGTCCACCATGCCTTTCGGAACAAGAAACTTCGGTGCTTCTTAACGTTCATGGAGTTAGCCAAGAACGAACCTTATTGGAGCAGCGTGAAAGAGTGCCGTGAAACACAGTTCGTGGTAATCGATGTGTTTCTCAAAGATACGCCGGAATCGGTAGTGGAAGCCATCCGGCTCCTTCCTCTTTGGCTAAACGAACAGGACGAAGAGTCGACTGGAGGAATTCCGCCTATGGGGCCCTCGCATCCTGCCCATACCCATTCGTGGTCCATCAGTCCCTATCGAGCAGCTTGAACCCGATTAACTGAGTAGCCCTCGTCGCTCCGCCCTCTCCATTCCCAATTCGAGGAAGACCATAAAGAACTCGATATCCGGGATAT includes these proteins:
- a CDS encoding alpha-amylase family glycosyl hydrolase; translated protein: MTSLYQVNIRALLRDLSQTNCRPATLDDLPDELLNQWQSLGIHWIWLLSVWQTGEASKLISRRQATWRQEFQAALPDLDDEDIQGSGFAITSYRVHDALGGNAALARLRGRLQERGLRLMLDFVPNHVGLDHPWLDTDPDLFVVGTEEALERRPQNYFRHPNGTVFAHGRDPYFPGWIDTAQLDFSSPKLVERMQKELRNIATLCDGVRCDMAMLVLPDIFEKTWHRPALPFWSEAIPAVKEEHPDFCFMAEVYWSREWDLQQLGFDYCYDKILYDRLLRDSPESIRLHWQADESYQSKLVRFLENHDEPRIRNLLSNPQHFAAAVLCYLSQGLKFFHEGQLEGRRLKISPHVVRRHPELVDEQVHDFYLRLLKLLRDDTLVRGRWLQLEAKPAWEGDASFENIIAFRWKDPEFRHLVVIVNYSPQASQGRIRLSIDRNCVSHVHFEDLLSGGSCSFHRGELFNPGMLVRLDPWQFHVFKETDDS